One segment of Ipomoea triloba cultivar NCNSP0323 chromosome 12, ASM357664v1 DNA contains the following:
- the LOC115998501 gene encoding chromatin assembly factor 1 subunit FAS2 isoform X2 has product MKGGTLQINWHDTKPVLTLDFHPLTGILATGGADFDIKLWVINPSEDKKKSPEVTYKTSLSYHSSAVNVLRFSPSGEHLASGADGGEMILWKLHSTDGGEVWKVLKTLSFHRKDVLDLEWSNDGAYLISGSVDNSCIIWDANKGSVHQILDGHFHYVQGVTWDPLSKYAASLSSDRSCRIYVNKPSKMKGIEKMNFVSQHVISKIESQTGDESKSAKSHLFLDETLPSFFRRLAWSPDGSFLLVPAGSYKYSPTSAPTNTAFVFSRKDLSRPALILPGASKPVVATRFCPVSFKLRGSNSSTFFKLPYRLIFAVATLNSVYIYDTEGVEPIAVIAGLHYAAVTDIAWSPDGKFLALSSQDGYCTLLEFENEELGTPFAVSEGKNAVGLGNRDEFQKTTEKSVESNPNPSPSHCGRIADADGRKMEEQANDGKPSSTATKPAQIPTKVTKKRITPMAID; this is encoded by the exons atgaaaggcgGTACACTTCAGATTAATTGGCACGATACTAAGCCTGTTTTGACGCTCGATTTCCACCCTCTCACCGGAATCCTAGCCACCGGCGGTGCCGATTTCGACATCAAG CTATGGGTGATCAATCCGAgtgaagataaaaaaaaatctccggAAGTTACTTATAAGACTAGCCTTTCTTACCACAGCTCTGCAGTAAATGTGCTTCGCTTCTCTCCTTCGG GTGAACATTTGGCTTCTGGTGCAGATG GGGGTGAGATGATATTATGGAAGTTACATTCAACAGATGGCGGTGAAGTATGGAAAGTCCTGAAGACATTATC GTTTCACCGCAAGGATGTATTAGACTTGGAGTGGTCTAATGATGGTGCATATCTGATTTCTGGATCTGTTGATAATTCATGTATCATATGGGATGCAAACAAAG GTTCTGTTCATCAGATTTTGGATGGCCATTTCCACTATGTCCAAGGTGTTACGTGGGATCCATTGTCTAAGTATGCTGCATCACTTAGCTCAGATAGATCATGCCGTATTTACGTAAACAAACCATCCAAAATGAAAGGAATTGAGAAGATGAATTTTGTTTCTCAGCATGTTATTTCCAAAATAGAATCACAAACAGGAGATGAGTCTAAG TCTGCGAAAAGCCATCTTTTTCTTGATGAGACACTGCCATCTTTCTTCCGAAGATTAGCATGGTCACCGGATGGATCATTTCTACTTGTACCTGCag GTTCTTACAAATACTCCCCTACTTCTGCACCAACAAATACTGCTTTTGTATTTTCTAGAAAAGATCTATCAAG GCCTGCTTTGATTCTTCCTGGTGCCAGCAAACCTGTTGTTGCAACACGTTTCTGTCCTGTGTCTTTCAAATTGCGGGGTTCAAACTCAT CTACATTCTTCAAGCTTCCATACCGCCTTATTTTTGCTGTGGCCACTTTGAATTCTGTATACATATATGACACAGAGGGCGTTGAACCAATAGCAGTCATAGCTGGTCTTCACTATGCAGCAGTAACTGACATTGCGTG GTCACCTGACGGGAAATTTCTAGCCTTGTCTTCTCAAGATGGTTATTGCACTCTCCTAGAATTTGAAAATGAAGAACTGGGAACTCCTTTTGCAGTATCAGAAGGGAAGAATGCTGTTGGTCTAGGAAACAGAGATGAGTTTCAGAAAACGACTGAAAAATCAGTGGAATCTAATCCTAATCCTAGTCCGAGTCATTGTGGTAGAATTGCAGATGCAGATGGTAGAAAAATGGAGGAACAGGCAAACGATGGGAAGCCATCTTCTACAGCTACCAAACCCGCTCAAATTCCCACCAAAGTCACAAAAAAGCGTATCACTCCCATGGCTATTGATTAA
- the LOC115998501 gene encoding chromatin assembly factor 1 subunit FAS2 isoform X1 — MKGGTLQINWHDTKPVLTLDFHPLTGILATGGADFDIKLWVINPSEDKKKSPEVTYKTSLSYHSSAVNVLRFSPSGEHLASGADGGEMILWKLHSTDGGEVWKVLKTLSFHRKDVLDLEWSNDGAYLISGSVDNSCIIWDANKGSVHQILDGHFHYVQGVTWDPLSKYAASLSSDRSCRIYVNKPSKMKGIEKMNFVSQHVISKIESQTGDESKSAKSHLFLDETLPSFFRRLAWSPDGSFLLVPAGSYKYSPTSAPTNTAFVFSRKDLSRPALILPGASKPVVATRFCPVSFKLRGSNSCTTFFKLPYRLIFAVATLNSVYIYDTEGVEPIAVIAGLHYAAVTDIAWSPDGKFLALSSQDGYCTLLEFENEELGTPFAVSEGKNAVGLGNRDEFQKTTEKSVESNPNPSPSHCGRIADADGRKMEEQANDGKPSSTATKPAQIPTKVTKKRITPMAID; from the exons atgaaaggcgGTACACTTCAGATTAATTGGCACGATACTAAGCCTGTTTTGACGCTCGATTTCCACCCTCTCACCGGAATCCTAGCCACCGGCGGTGCCGATTTCGACATCAAG CTATGGGTGATCAATCCGAgtgaagataaaaaaaaatctccggAAGTTACTTATAAGACTAGCCTTTCTTACCACAGCTCTGCAGTAAATGTGCTTCGCTTCTCTCCTTCGG GTGAACATTTGGCTTCTGGTGCAGATG GGGGTGAGATGATATTATGGAAGTTACATTCAACAGATGGCGGTGAAGTATGGAAAGTCCTGAAGACATTATC GTTTCACCGCAAGGATGTATTAGACTTGGAGTGGTCTAATGATGGTGCATATCTGATTTCTGGATCTGTTGATAATTCATGTATCATATGGGATGCAAACAAAG GTTCTGTTCATCAGATTTTGGATGGCCATTTCCACTATGTCCAAGGTGTTACGTGGGATCCATTGTCTAAGTATGCTGCATCACTTAGCTCAGATAGATCATGCCGTATTTACGTAAACAAACCATCCAAAATGAAAGGAATTGAGAAGATGAATTTTGTTTCTCAGCATGTTATTTCCAAAATAGAATCACAAACAGGAGATGAGTCTAAG TCTGCGAAAAGCCATCTTTTTCTTGATGAGACACTGCCATCTTTCTTCCGAAGATTAGCATGGTCACCGGATGGATCATTTCTACTTGTACCTGCag GTTCTTACAAATACTCCCCTACTTCTGCACCAACAAATACTGCTTTTGTATTTTCTAGAAAAGATCTATCAAG GCCTGCTTTGATTCTTCCTGGTGCCAGCAAACCTGTTGTTGCAACACGTTTCTGTCCTGTGTCTTTCAAATTGCGGGGTTCAAACTCATGTA CTACATTCTTCAAGCTTCCATACCGCCTTATTTTTGCTGTGGCCACTTTGAATTCTGTATACATATATGACACAGAGGGCGTTGAACCAATAGCAGTCATAGCTGGTCTTCACTATGCAGCAGTAACTGACATTGCGTG GTCACCTGACGGGAAATTTCTAGCCTTGTCTTCTCAAGATGGTTATTGCACTCTCCTAGAATTTGAAAATGAAGAACTGGGAACTCCTTTTGCAGTATCAGAAGGGAAGAATGCTGTTGGTCTAGGAAACAGAGATGAGTTTCAGAAAACGACTGAAAAATCAGTGGAATCTAATCCTAATCCTAGTCCGAGTCATTGTGGTAGAATTGCAGATGCAGATGGTAGAAAAATGGAGGAACAGGCAAACGATGGGAAGCCATCTTCTACAGCTACCAAACCCGCTCAAATTCCCACCAAAGTCACAAAAAAGCGTATCACTCCCATGGCTATTGATTAA
- the LOC115997924 gene encoding transcription factor HEC3-like — protein MDINHLKFISDNSSWGGEPSTIPMETDHHHHQFPFHDQTVWPNFQHHNHTENLQIPATCLGAGGSNNGEDGEEGGEEEELGAVKEMMFKIAAMQPVDIDPATIRKPKRRNVRISDDPQSVAARLRREKISEKIRILQRLVPGGTKMDTASMLDEAIRYVKFLKRQIRLLQLNHHPPPPPAGNWAAAAATTFGGNAVTDDPTASMCLNHEVIGD, from the coding sequence ATGGACATCAACCATCTTAAGTTCATAAGTGATAATTCCAGTTGGGGAGGAGAGCCTAGCACCATACCCATGGAAactgatcatcatcatcaccagtTTCCCTTTCATGATCAGACTGTGTGGCCTAACTTTCAACATCACAATCACACTGAAAATCTGCAGATTCCTGCGACTTGTTTAGGTGCAGGCGGCAGTAATAATGGAGAAGATGGAGAAGAAGGCGGCGAAGAAGAAGAGCTAGGAGCCGTGAAGGAGATGATGTTCAAGATTGCAGCTATGCAGCCGGTTGATATCGACCCAGCCACCATCCGCAAGCCCAAGCGCCGCAACGTCAGAATCAGCGACGACCCCCAGAGCGTCGCCGCCAGGCTCCGCCGTGAGAAGATAAGCGAGAAGATCAGAATCCTCCAGAGACTCGTCCCCGGCGGCACCAAAATGGACACCGCCTCCATGCTAGACGAAGCCATCCGCTATGTCAAGTTCTTGAAACGCCAAATCCGCCTCCTCCAACTCAACCACCACCCACCACCACCTCCCGCCGGAAATtgggccgccgccgccgcaacaACCTTCGGCGGAAACGCGGTAACGGACGACCCAACGGCCTCCATGTGCCTCAACCACGAGGTAATTGGCGATTAA